Proteins encoded by one window of Paenibacillus urinalis:
- a CDS encoding fumarylacetoacetate hydrolase family protein produces the protein MRIIRFLDGQQKWLAAVTDDEKAYRLPQADFMTLIYQAKEKEVTPVQLIESALIPLNKLTDDWTSLHLTTPVEAPEVWAAGVTYQRSREARNYEATDGKLDAETFYDKVYDAERPEIFFKSTAARTIGPNEAVTLRSDSTWQIPEPELGLVLAADGSIVGYIAGNDMSCRDIEGENPLYLPQAKIWRNSCSIGPAIRLAETVKNPYEFSIVCQIYRDEVVVVKSEASTSELNRKLDELVSFLARDNDLYDGTVLLTGTNIVPPNDFTLEPGDRIEISISDIGTLINPVISN, from the coding sequence ATGAGAATTATTCGATTTTTGGATGGACAACAGAAGTGGTTGGCAGCCGTTACGGATGATGAAAAAGCGTATCGTTTGCCGCAAGCAGATTTTATGACTTTAATTTATCAGGCAAAGGAGAAAGAGGTTACTCCGGTTCAATTGATTGAAAGCGCTCTTATACCGTTGAACAAGCTGACCGATGATTGGACTTCTCTGCACCTGACCACACCAGTGGAAGCTCCGGAAGTGTGGGCAGCGGGTGTTACTTATCAGCGGAGCCGGGAAGCGCGGAATTATGAAGCTACGGATGGAAAGTTGGATGCGGAAACTTTTTACGATAAGGTCTATGACGCAGAGAGACCGGAGATTTTTTTTAAATCCACAGCAGCCAGGACTATTGGACCGAATGAGGCTGTCACGCTACGCAGCGATTCTACTTGGCAGATCCCGGAGCCTGAGCTTGGATTGGTGCTTGCCGCAGATGGCAGCATTGTGGGATACATCGCCGGAAATGACATGAGCTGCCGCGATATCGAGGGGGAAAACCCGTTGTATCTGCCACAAGCCAAAATATGGCGCAATTCCTGTTCCATAGGTCCTGCTATTCGACTGGCAGAAACGGTCAAGAATCCATATGAATTCAGCATCGTCTGCCAGATCTATCGCGATGAAGTAGTGGTTGTTAAAAGTGAAGCGAGTACGAGTGAATTAAACCGTAAGCTGGATGAACTGGTTTCCTTTTTGGCAAGGGATAACGATTTGTATGACGGTACGGTACTTTTGACAGGCACTAACATCGTGCCTCCGAATGATTTCACCCTTGAACCAGGAGACCGCATTGAAATATCCATAAGTGATATCGGGACACTAATCAATCCTGTCATTTCAAACTAG
- the gucD gene encoding alpha-ketoglutaric semialdehyde dehydrogenase GucD translates to MSAFQLEQTYNNFINGEWVKPTSGMTEPSINPANRKEIVGYVPASGVEDLNNAVTSAKEAAKAWRNLTGAERGNYLFQAANVLERRADEVAEAMTREMGKTFPEAKGETMRGVAILRYYAGEGMRKTGDVIPSTDREALMFTTRVPLGVVGVIAPWNFPVAIPIWKTAPALIYGNTVVLKPAQETAVTAAKVLECFEEAGIPAGVLNLVSGKGSVIGSALAEHPDVNGITFTGSNEVGKRVGAAALARGAKYQLEMGGKNPIIIAADADLELAVEATISGGLKSTGQKCTATSKVIIERKVYDAFKEKLLSQIQEIRFGDGMSSGSWMGPCASEGQLNTVLGYIQKGQDEGAVLLAGGKRPDNPELAEGFYVQPTVFEGVEPHMSIAREEIFGPVLALIPVDSLEEAIALANDSDYGLSASIYTQNVGAMLSFIRDMDAGLVRINAETAGVELQAPFGGMKMSSSHSREQGQAAIEFFTAIKTVFVKS, encoded by the coding sequence ATGAGCGCATTTCAGTTAGAGCAGACCTATAACAATTTTATTAACGGGGAATGGGTGAAACCAACATCCGGAATGACGGAACCGAGCATTAATCCGGCGAATCGAAAAGAAATTGTGGGTTATGTGCCCGCCTCGGGTGTAGAGGACCTGAACAATGCAGTCACATCCGCAAAAGAAGCAGCAAAGGCCTGGCGGAACTTAACGGGTGCGGAACGGGGAAATTATCTTTTCCAAGCCGCAAATGTGCTGGAACGCCGGGCTGACGAGGTGGCGGAAGCCATGACCAGAGAAATGGGGAAAACATTCCCGGAAGCCAAAGGAGAAACGATGCGCGGCGTCGCCATTTTGAGATATTACGCAGGGGAAGGCATGCGAAAAACGGGTGATGTGATTCCCTCGACGGATAGAGAAGCACTAATGTTCACGACCCGTGTGCCACTTGGCGTAGTCGGTGTAATTGCACCTTGGAACTTTCCGGTGGCTATTCCCATCTGGAAAACAGCACCGGCATTGATCTATGGCAACACCGTTGTATTGAAGCCAGCTCAGGAAACGGCGGTTACAGCAGCCAAGGTTTTGGAATGTTTTGAGGAAGCCGGCATACCAGCTGGTGTTCTCAATCTCGTGAGCGGAAAAGGCTCGGTAATCGGCTCTGCACTTGCTGAGCACCCCGATGTAAATGGAATAACGTTTACAGGGTCCAATGAAGTTGGGAAGCGGGTCGGTGCCGCTGCACTTGCTCGCGGAGCCAAGTATCAGCTTGAGATGGGTGGCAAAAACCCGATTATCATCGCGGCAGACGCTGATTTGGAATTGGCTGTTGAGGCCACCATCAGCGGCGGCTTGAAATCAACCGGTCAAAAATGCACAGCCACTAGTAAGGTCATTATTGAACGAAAAGTATACGATGCCTTTAAAGAAAAACTTCTGTCACAAATCCAGGAAATCCGTTTTGGGGACGGCATGTCTTCAGGAAGCTGGATGGGGCCATGTGCTAGTGAAGGTCAGCTTAATACCGTGCTTGGTTACATTCAAAAAGGGCAGGATGAAGGTGCCGTTCTGCTCGCTGGAGGAAAAAGACCGGACAATCCTGAGCTCGCAGAAGGATTTTATGTACAGCCGACGGTATTTGAAGGTGTCGAACCGCACATGTCCATTGCCCGGGAAGAAATATTCGGACCGGTCCTGGCCTTGATTCCGGTGGATTCCTTGGAAGAGGCCATCGCGCTCGCAAATGACAGTGATTATGGTTTGAGTGCTTCAATCTATACACAAAACGTCGGGGCCATGCTCTCCTTCATCCGGGATATGGATGCCGGACTCGTAAGAATTAATGCGGAAACTGCTGGCGTAGAACTGCAGGCACCGTTCGGTGGAATGAAGATGTCAAGCTCGCATTCCAGAGAACAGGGGCAAGCGGCCATCGAGTTTTTTACGGCGATCAAAACAGTCTTTGTGAAGTCATAA
- a CDS encoding AraC family transcriptional regulator, which yields MTKISEAVYLGRLPDVRMSFQLLGLHARQVDSKWTYPSHEHSMYEIHWMLDGEMNMVVNGQSYSQSIGDLLFIRPGMTHSCTGAGPQGFTYLSVHFSVHDTSFCRELNRCKDIYYPANSSLTLGLSSSLCTLYDLAREHLSMPLSSSKQMKVHAAVFELLGSLVGQLSQNVSVTLSRKETIAHQIAEHIEDSVRYIHLHGDVRESERTWIQDIAKSLKISPSQINRIFREVYGTAPRRFLSETLLNEAQRLLKQTDLNIDHIAMMLGYKTNAHFSRQFKRWTGITPSEFRIHSQRIAAEEHFGD from the coding sequence GTGACCAAAATTTCAGAAGCCGTATATTTAGGCCGTCTGCCTGATGTTCGCATGTCTTTTCAATTGTTGGGACTGCATGCAAGACAAGTAGATTCCAAATGGACGTATCCGTCTCATGAGCATTCCATGTATGAAATTCACTGGATGCTCGACGGTGAGATGAACATGGTGGTCAACGGTCAGTCGTACAGTCAATCCATTGGAGACCTTCTGTTTATCCGTCCGGGTATGACTCACTCCTGCACTGGTGCCGGACCGCAGGGTTTCACATACTTATCCGTTCATTTCAGCGTACACGATACCTCTTTCTGCAGAGAACTCAACCGCTGCAAGGACATTTATTATCCGGCAAATTCGAGCCTCACTTTAGGATTGTCCTCTTCACTGTGTACCTTGTATGATCTGGCCAGAGAGCACTTATCCATGCCGTTGTCTTCCTCCAAACAGATGAAGGTTCATGCCGCCGTATTCGAACTGCTCGGCTCCCTGGTTGGCCAGTTATCCCAGAATGTATCCGTTACCTTATCCAGAAAAGAGACCATTGCCCACCAAATTGCCGAGCACATTGAGGACTCCGTAAGATATATCCACCTTCATGGTGACGTTAGGGAAAGCGAACGAACCTGGATCCAAGACATCGCCAAGTCGCTGAAGATTAGCCCTTCACAGATCAACCGAATCTTTCGGGAGGTATACGGTACAGCCCCGCGCAGGTTTCTGTCAGAAACACTTCTGAACGAAGCTCAGCGGCTGTTAAAACAAACAGACTTGAATATTGACCATATTGCGATGATGCTTGGATACAAGACCAACGCGCATTTCAGCCGTCAGTTCAAGCGATGGACAGGCATTACGCCAAGCGAGTTTCGTATCCATTCCCAGCGAATTGCTGCAGAGGAGCATTTCGGTGATTGA
- a CDS encoding helix-turn-helix domain-containing protein encodes MQRLWSKFSPLFRRFMISYLIVLMIPQIAGYASYRTSIEAARTSSIENSLKSLNLSKEFIERNLMLVEDFTRQLAINQDLNRLIADPKPPDVNNVYGLSRMQRSLSMYSSTNDYLSRFFIYIPNYNVIITPTTVYYRPEHYFAANRLEGITLAEWKENVLKKPHLNEIIPLQIYKKEILSGVFEDAPAITFLQSIPLNSFNKPQATIGVMIDENQMASLTQHIVEQYGGWTLVTDSNGDIIFSRGIDEAEAEKLKGMPANKNDEVMPMDDGRLLISIHSNQNGWNYMAGIPEGALMVKADQIKRVTLTFTLATLGIGLLIGLMLAYRHSAPIHRLLSVFREQDIGLPGKTSNEYDFLASNITSLITNNHVLKNALNEQIPMLRDGFIKRLLTGEFYTIPELEALSSQTDIPLHTSRGVVGIVKVDGYGSPDSEEIIQELSVARLIVREALTTWNSEILITDWGTDQIAFIQPLSVEPSDLAMHTTVSELSKQMDAVYREYRVATTVGMGASYEVWNDVGRSFNEARQALEYAIHMGTEHLVRFEDTVKETELYYYPMESEQRLLNTLKAGEMEESDRVLDQLFHRNFTERELSYDMTQQFVVELKGTFLKLEPKIMLDEALVDEFKNRIAAIQATDSVTVLRDKFHQLAKDVCLDIQRKKSNMHAEIINETMAYIQERYADATLTVYRIAEQMGKPEKYISQLFKEYTGENLSDYVEKVRINKAAELLCETERTIDEIAMTTGYNSAHSFRRAFKRVRGVLPSSFRQMENELK; translated from the coding sequence ATGCAGCGCTTATGGTCCAAATTCTCGCCTTTGTTTCGCAGATTCATGATTTCGTATCTTATTGTTCTCATGATTCCTCAAATTGCCGGATATGCCTCCTACAGAACATCCATAGAAGCAGCGAGGACCAGCTCGATTGAGAACAGCCTCAAATCGCTCAACCTGAGCAAGGAATTTATTGAACGAAATCTGATGCTGGTTGAGGATTTCACGAGACAACTGGCCATTAATCAGGATTTAAACCGTCTAATAGCTGATCCCAAGCCGCCTGACGTTAATAATGTCTATGGTTTGAGCCGCATGCAGCGCAGCCTGTCCATGTACAGCAGTACGAATGATTATTTGTCTCGTTTTTTCATCTATATCCCCAACTATAATGTCATTATTACGCCTACGACGGTTTACTACCGACCTGAGCATTATTTTGCTGCCAACCGCCTGGAAGGCATCACGTTAGCAGAGTGGAAAGAGAATGTATTAAAAAAGCCGCATTTAAACGAAATCATTCCCCTACAAATTTATAAGAAGGAGATTCTCAGTGGTGTGTTTGAGGACGCTCCAGCTATCACGTTTCTTCAGTCGATTCCTTTAAACAGCTTCAACAAGCCGCAGGCTACCATTGGCGTCATGATTGATGAGAATCAGATGGCGAGTTTGACTCAACATATTGTGGAGCAATATGGGGGGTGGACATTGGTGACAGATTCGAATGGGGATATTATTTTTTCGCGTGGTATAGATGAAGCAGAGGCTGAAAAATTGAAAGGTATGCCTGCTAACAAGAACGATGAAGTGATGCCAATGGACGACGGACGGCTACTCATTTCCATTCACTCCAATCAAAACGGCTGGAATTACATGGCTGGCATCCCCGAAGGTGCGCTTATGGTCAAGGCCGATCAGATCAAGCGGGTTACCTTAACCTTTACGCTAGCAACACTTGGTATTGGATTATTGATTGGGCTAATGCTGGCTTACCGACACAGCGCACCGATTCATCGGCTTCTGTCGGTGTTCCGGGAACAGGATATAGGGCTGCCCGGAAAGACAAGCAACGAATATGATTTTTTGGCAAGCAATATCACTAGCTTAATTACCAATAACCATGTACTTAAGAATGCATTAAATGAACAGATTCCCATGTTACGGGATGGATTTATCAAACGTCTGCTGACAGGTGAGTTTTACACCATCCCCGAGTTGGAGGCGCTCTCTTCCCAGACCGATATACCTCTTCATACGAGCCGAGGGGTTGTAGGGATTGTGAAGGTAGACGGTTATGGAAGTCCCGATAGCGAAGAAATTATTCAAGAACTAAGCGTCGCGAGGCTTATCGTGCGTGAAGCTTTGACGACATGGAATTCAGAGATCTTGATAACAGACTGGGGTACAGATCAGATTGCTTTTATACAACCGCTTAGTGTTGAACCCTCGGATTTAGCCATGCACACAACGGTTTCCGAACTGAGCAAACAGATGGATGCAGTTTACCGGGAATACCGGGTAGCGACCACTGTTGGAATGGGTGCTTCTTATGAGGTGTGGAATGATGTTGGCCGTTCGTTTAACGAGGCAAGACAAGCATTGGAATATGCCATTCATATGGGAACAGAGCATCTGGTGAGATTCGAGGACACCGTCAAGGAAACCGAATTGTATTACTATCCGATGGAGTCCGAACAGCGTCTGCTCAATACGCTAAAGGCGGGTGAAATGGAAGAATCGGATCGGGTTCTGGATCAGTTGTTCCACCGCAATTTTACCGAGCGGGAGCTGTCTTATGACATGACACAGCAGTTCGTTGTGGAATTGAAGGGAACATTTCTGAAGCTGGAACCGAAGATCATGCTGGACGAAGCGCTTGTCGATGAGTTTAAGAATCGGATTGCGGCTATTCAGGCAACGGACAGTGTTACCGTACTCCGGGACAAGTTTCATCAACTGGCGAAAGACGTCTGCCTGGACATACAACGCAAAAAATCCAATATGCATGCTGAAATTATCAACGAAACGATGGCTTACATTCAGGAACGCTATGCCGATGCTACCTTAACAGTGTATCGCATTGCGGAACAAATGGGGAAACCGGAAAAATATATCTCGCAATTATTCAAGGAGTATACCGGTGAGAATCTTTCCGATTATGTGGAGAAGGTACGAATTAACAAAGCAGCTGAACTGCTGTGTGAGACTGAGCGGACAATCGATGAGATTGCTATGACCACCGGATATAACAGCGCACATTCATTCCGGAGAGCCTTCAAGCGAGTCCGTGGGGTTTTGCCTAGTTCATTCCGGCAAATGGAGAACGAATTGAAATGA
- a CDS encoding glycerate kinase: protein MKQPTFLLAPDSFKESMTAKEVCVAMESGLRKAFPDASYIHVPMADGGEGTVQSLVDATGGRMVEKKVSGPLGETVAAKYGIMGDGVTAAIEMASASGIHLVTKETKNPLVTSTYGTGELIKECLDQGIKKIIIGIGGSATNDGGAGMAEALGVKFLDTEGHILPRGGGSLGKLATIDTSELDTRLADVEIIVACDVTNPLCGETGASHVFGPQKGATPEMVLTLDANLANYAAVVKEQLGKDIRDIPGAGAAGGLGAGLLIFTQATLQRGIDIVIEYTGLRSKLALADYCFTGEGGMDFQTKFGKTPYGVAKAAKLEGKKVIALAGYIGEGVEVLYEEGIDAIFGIVPGASDIEKLLAEGPQNVERTCENIGRILKLA from the coding sequence ATGAAACAACCAACATTTTTGCTGGCGCCCGATTCTTTCAAAGAAAGCATGACGGCAAAGGAAGTCTGTGTAGCAATGGAATCAGGTTTGCGTAAAGCATTTCCGGATGCGAGCTACATCCACGTGCCGATGGCCGATGGCGGAGAAGGTACTGTTCAATCTCTCGTAGATGCAACCGGCGGTAGAATGGTGGAAAAAAAGGTCTCAGGGCCGTTAGGCGAAACGGTTGCTGCAAAATACGGAATTATGGGAGATGGTGTGACAGCTGCGATTGAGATGGCTTCTGCGAGTGGAATCCATCTTGTAACCAAGGAAACGAAAAATCCGCTCGTTACATCTACCTACGGCACCGGTGAATTGATTAAGGAATGTCTTGATCAAGGCATCAAGAAGATCATTATTGGGATTGGCGGCAGTGCGACGAATGATGGTGGTGCAGGTATGGCAGAGGCACTTGGTGTGAAGTTTCTGGATACGGAGGGGCACATACTCCCGCGGGGCGGAGGAAGTCTCGGTAAGCTTGCCACGATTGATACAAGTGAGCTTGATACACGCCTTGCAGATGTAGAGATCATTGTGGCTTGTGATGTGACAAATCCACTGTGTGGAGAAACGGGAGCCTCTCATGTTTTTGGACCGCAAAAAGGAGCAACACCTGAAATGGTACTCACACTCGATGCGAATCTTGCGAATTATGCAGCTGTGGTCAAAGAACAGCTCGGCAAAGATATTCGTGATATCCCTGGTGCAGGAGCAGCAGGCGGTCTTGGAGCAGGATTGCTTATCTTTACCCAGGCAACCCTGCAGCGTGGCATCGATATCGTGATTGAGTACACGGGGCTTCGCAGCAAGCTGGCATTGGCGGATTACTGTTTCACCGGAGAAGGCGGTATGGACTTCCAGACCAAATTCGGCAAGACACCATATGGTGTTGCGAAGGCGGCCAAGCTGGAAGGTAAGAAAGTGATTGCACTGGCAGGGTATATCGGCGAAGGTGTTGAGGTGTTGTACGAAGAAGGAATTGACGCAATCTTTGGCATCGTGCCAGGCGCTTCAGACATTGAGAAGCTGTTAGCTGAAGGACCTCAAAATGTGGAGAGAACCTGTGAGAACATTGGTCGAATTTTGAAGCTGGCTTGA
- a CDS encoding glycoside hydrolase family 43 protein, whose protein sequence is MNMITNPILPGFHPDPSICRAGEDYYIATSTFEWFPGVRIHHSRDLIHWRPITSPLTRSTQLNMEGNINSGGVWAPCLSYDNGVFYLIYTDVKSRVGAFKDTHNYLVTATDIEGPWSEPVFLNSSGFDPSLFHDEDGRKWLVNMIWDHRKGKNRFAGIVLQEYSVQEQKLIGRAINIFKGTELGLTEAPHLYRHKDYYYLITAEGGTGYEHAVTVARSRSLQGPYEVDPGNPILTSYGRPELTLQKAGHGSLVETHMGEWYMAHLVGRPVQEKFCILGRETALQPCTWSDEGWLKLSNGGRHPEVSVPAPKISSVPFEPAPEMDHFDQSELRNDWNTLRIPPDSSWLSLTERPGYLRLRGMESMSSTHRQSMVARRLQDFRCEVETCLEFAPDHPQQMAGLILYYDTKDYLYLRVTYHEEKGMCLGILQSRYGIYDELLEDIPLKSENRIRLKVVYEYDRACFYFACDDDSSWYPAGGWLDVTHLSDESPEYIRFTGTYIGLCVQDLGGTRKHADFDYFLYKITNIEKT, encoded by the coding sequence ATGAATATGATTACCAACCCCATTCTTCCCGGTTTCCATCCCGATCCGTCCATATGCAGGGCGGGGGAAGATTATTATATCGCCACTTCCACCTTCGAATGGTTCCCGGGTGTACGAATTCACCATTCCCGGGACCTGATTCATTGGCGGCCGATAACTTCTCCGCTGACCCGTAGCACTCAGTTGAACATGGAAGGAAACATTAATTCCGGAGGGGTATGGGCACCATGCCTTAGCTACGACAACGGCGTTTTTTACCTGATCTACACAGATGTCAAAAGCCGTGTAGGGGCTTTCAAAGATACTCACAATTACCTTGTGACCGCAACAGATATTGAAGGACCATGGTCCGAACCGGTATTTCTGAACAGCAGCGGCTTCGATCCTTCCTTGTTTCACGATGAAGATGGTCGCAAGTGGTTGGTTAACATGATCTGGGATCATCGGAAGGGCAAAAATCGGTTTGCAGGCATCGTGCTGCAGGAATACTCTGTTCAGGAGCAAAAGCTGATCGGACGTGCTATTAACATTTTTAAGGGAACAGAACTGGGGCTGACAGAAGCGCCTCATCTATATAGACACAAAGACTATTATTACTTGATTACGGCTGAAGGCGGTACGGGTTATGAACATGCCGTTACGGTTGCCCGCTCTCGTTCCCTGCAAGGTCCTTATGAAGTTGATCCGGGGAATCCAATTCTTACATCATACGGCAGGCCGGAGTTGACTCTGCAGAAGGCTGGTCACGGCAGTCTTGTCGAAACTCACATGGGTGAATGGTATATGGCTCATCTGGTCGGAAGGCCAGTTCAGGAGAAATTTTGCATCCTTGGACGTGAGACTGCTCTTCAACCGTGTACGTGGAGCGATGAAGGCTGGCTGAAGCTGTCTAACGGTGGTCGGCATCCGGAGGTTTCGGTGCCTGCACCGAAAATCTCGTCAGTTCCATTTGAACCGGCACCGGAAATGGACCATTTCGATCAATCAGAGCTCCGGAACGATTGGAATACCCTTCGTATACCACCCGATTCATCTTGGCTCAGCCTGACGGAACGACCCGGTTACTTGCGCTTGCGCGGGATGGAATCCATGAGCTCGACACACAGACAAAGCATGGTCGCCCGGAGGCTTCAGGATTTCAGATGTGAAGTTGAAACCTGCCTGGAATTTGCGCCGGACCATCCGCAGCAAATGGCAGGACTGATTCTGTACTACGATACCAAAGACTACCTCTATCTACGGGTCACCTATCATGAAGAGAAGGGAATGTGCTTGGGAATTCTTCAGTCGAGATACGGAATATACGACGAACTGTTGGAGGATATTCCACTAAAATCAGAGAATCGAATTCGGTTGAAGGTTGTGTATGAGTATGACCGTGCCTGCTTTTACTTTGCATGCGATGATGACTCATCCTGGTATCCAGCAGGTGGATGGCTGGATGTCACACATCTGTCCGATGAATCTCCGGAATACATCCGATTTACAGGAACTTACATTGGTCTCTGTGTGCAGGATCTTGGCGGTACCCGTAAACACGCTGATTTTGATTACTTTTTGTATAAAATAACTAACATCGAAAAGACATAA
- a CDS encoding YjhG/YagF family D-xylonate dehydratase encodes MYEQIVSIMGEKESSSYDIIAHAPGATGRLPLTDDLLRNAPSGDLFGMSQNVGMGWKPGELNGKQFLILSTQGGIRNEDGSPAALGYHTGHWEVGLLMKAAAEEISSHGGIPFAGYVSDPCDGRSQGTTGMFDSLPYRNDAAMVFRRLIRSLPTRKGVLGVATCDKGLPAMMLALAGMPQLPGVIVPGGVTLPPTDGEDAGKIQTIGARYANGELSLEMASELGCRACATPGGGCQFLGTAATAQVVAEALGMTVPHAALAPSGQPIWFEMARQSSRALINMESQGIKMADIVTDASIRNAMAVHAAFGGSTNLLLHIPAAAHAAGLTVPTVQDWIQVNKNVPRLVSALPNGPIFHPTIRVFQAGGVPEVMLHLRQLGLLDESVLTVTGASLGEVLDWWESSERRHLIRKQLEEKDGIDPDSVIMSLEHSQHLGISSTVTFPTGNIAPEGSVIKSTSIDPDVLDEHGVYRHRGRAKVFTTEREAIRAIKTGGVLAGDVVVLLGRGPSGTGMEETYQLTSALKHLSFGKYVSLITDARFSGVSTGACIGHVGPEALAGGPIGKLRNGDLIDIVVDRSKLEGSVNFIGEGDTEFSPEEGAFILARRSFHPDMRPDENLPDDTRLWAALQAVSGGTWRGNIYDVDRIITALEAGKKALAW; translated from the coding sequence ATGTACGAACAGATTGTGTCGATTATGGGGGAAAAGGAGTCAAGCAGCTATGATATTATAGCGCATGCTCCAGGGGCAACAGGACGTCTGCCTTTAACCGATGATTTGCTGCGGAACGCTCCAAGCGGCGACTTGTTCGGCATGTCTCAGAATGTCGGAATGGGCTGGAAGCCTGGAGAATTGAACGGAAAACAGTTTCTAATCTTAAGTACACAGGGCGGTATCCGCAATGAAGATGGTAGTCCCGCAGCTCTTGGCTACCATACAGGACACTGGGAAGTCGGTTTACTGATGAAAGCTGCCGCAGAAGAAATATCAAGCCACGGAGGAATCCCGTTTGCTGGCTATGTAAGCGACCCATGCGACGGAAGGTCTCAAGGAACAACCGGCATGTTCGACTCACTGCCATACCGAAACGATGCCGCGATGGTATTCCGCAGATTGATTCGATCCCTGCCCACGCGAAAAGGTGTGCTCGGTGTTGCAACTTGTGATAAAGGGCTGCCTGCCATGATGCTTGCACTTGCAGGTATGCCGCAGCTGCCCGGAGTTATTGTTCCCGGCGGCGTTACGCTTCCGCCTACCGATGGGGAGGATGCAGGTAAAATTCAAACCATTGGTGCAAGGTACGCGAATGGAGAGCTCTCTCTTGAAATGGCATCGGAGCTGGGATGCCGGGCCTGCGCTACACCCGGCGGCGGCTGTCAGTTTCTGGGGACCGCGGCAACTGCCCAGGTGGTAGCAGAGGCATTGGGCATGACGGTGCCGCATGCCGCTCTGGCACCTTCAGGGCAGCCGATCTGGTTCGAGATGGCGCGCCAATCTTCGCGTGCACTGATCAACATGGAGTCCCAAGGGATCAAGATGGCAGACATTGTTACAGATGCGTCCATTCGCAATGCCATGGCCGTTCATGCCGCGTTCGGCGGATCTACTAACCTGCTTCTTCACATCCCGGCTGCTGCCCATGCAGCGGGTTTAACTGTGCCAACGGTACAGGACTGGATACAGGTGAACAAGAACGTTCCAAGACTGGTTAGTGCTCTGCCGAACGGACCGATCTTTCATCCGACCATACGGGTTTTCCAGGCCGGGGGTGTTCCTGAGGTTATGCTTCACCTTAGACAGCTTGGCCTGCTGGATGAATCTGTACTTACAGTAACAGGTGCGTCACTGGGTGAAGTGCTGGATTGGTGGGAATCGTCGGAACGTCGTCATCTCATACGCAAGCAATTGGAAGAGAAGGACGGAATTGATCCGGATAGTGTGATCATGAGCTTAGAGCACTCGCAGCATCTTGGGATTTCTTCCACCGTGACCTTTCCCACCGGGAATATCGCGCCAGAAGGCTCTGTCATCAAATCTACATCCATTGATCCTGATGTGCTGGATGAGCATGGCGTGTATCGGCATCGTGGCCGGGCAAAGGTGTTTACAACTGAACGTGAGGCGATCCGTGCCATTAAGACTGGCGGAGTTCTGGCTGGTGACGTAGTCGTGCTGCTCGGGCGTGGACCTTCAGGAACCGGGATGGAGGAAACGTATCAGCTTACTTCTGCGCTCAAGCACTTGTCTTTTGGAAAATATGTATCACTCATCACCGATGCCCGCTTCTCGGGAGTTTCAACCGGAGCATGTATCGGCCATGTTGGGCCTGAAGCGCTGGCAGGAGGGCCCATTGGCAAACTCCGGAACGGCGACTTGATTGACATCGTTGTGGATCGGAGCAAGCTCGAGGGCAGCGTGAACTTCATTGGAGAAGGAGATACGGAGTTTTCGCCGGAAGAAGGAGCTTTCATTCTGGCCCGAAGGTCCTTTCATCCAGATATGCGTCCTGATGAGAATTTGCCGGATGATACCAGGCTGTGGGCTGCGCTGCAAGCTGTCAGCGGCGGAACATGGAGAGGGAATATATATGATGTAGACCGGATCATAACTGCCCTGGAGGCCGGCAAAAAAGCGCTGGCATGGTGA